One window of Biomphalaria glabrata chromosome 6, xgBioGlab47.1, whole genome shotgun sequence genomic DNA carries:
- the LOC106079715 gene encoding mucin-17-like produces the protein MWDIIVSVLAVLFALTCRPVVTDESVTESILEAGLLSTPATTDVDTTTSSQGELQSDNEIVSSPQTTSALIGEIAQDSDIGFPPTTLATTASATVEESSVKAVAESNLDDVLAYKESEIADGYSSEEEASSQSTTSTPTQISDASSLPFENDSSPTILEAVPPENNAFDSSVDTPVSAQNISNDTVLVVTPTATKMVDSVEETEQVVIPPPPPATNDTAQNKTGEAIAEVDLQNESLETSIGNEDKDKLQAVYLNHLKNLKKVLHCELKLKACQQQIEFQKRGYCDLVFKQCLLQIQKEQEGNAQKRSLLDPITTKQEAALPVPLTNLLETVLTLLGNAANQVGNTKPDQLLVSPEKKCPFTNEPSLPSEAPNVIPAVTCDTPLVADECTVSGQDSVRENFVPIIEPLKNVPSSTNCECMQSLSDGLVSGLTKGITDGLGNSIQDILKSVTEQLADVFSKSLAESLAKLLSSLNTIINSALTSLTGITNLRMDELLKTKLDKVTDLLNILPLKDVGVENTLGVLENVVKPLDSLLESATNTVGNLLNSAGSLNAAGTINSAVKPIEPIVSDITNAAGNLAESSGILTSAISATEPVATITGAVEPVVSLLNNVGSNVGNLVNTVETLTSAVNKISNAMGPVTGTAYTVASLAGDVPSLTNAINPVTSLTGAVSAVPSITSATQPVSTLTGAVSAVPSITSATQPVSTLTGAVSGVPSLPSATQPVSTLTGAVSGVPSLPSATQPVSTLTGAVSGVPSLPSATQPVSTLTGAVSGVPSLPSATQPVSTLTGAVSGVPSLPSATQPVSTLTGAVGGVPSMTSATQPVSTLTGAVGGVPSMTSATEPVSTLTGTVSEVPSLTSATNSISTQSGLTSPLASITGASAPVSSQTLAVQPVSTLNSATYSVAAPTNTLTAINPPTGLLGLLGRRIVK, from the exons ATGTGGGACATAATAGTGTCCGTACTGGCGGTGCTCTTTGCTTTAACATGTCGACCTGTGGTCACTGACGAAAGTGTAACGGAATCAATTTTGGAGGCGGGCTTGCTGTCAACTCCTGCAACCACTGATGTAGATACAACGACTTCTTCACAAGGAGAGCTACAGTCGGACAATGAGATAGTCAGTAGCCCCCAAACAACATCAGCGTTGATCGGCGAAATCGCACAAGATTCGGACATTGGTTTCCCTCCGACCACTTTGGCGACCACCGCATCTGCTACGGTTGAGGAGAGCTCAGTCAAAGCTGTAGCCGAGTCTAATTTGGACGACGTTCTAGCTTACAAAGAGTCAGAAATTGCCGATGGCTACTCCAGCGAGGAAGAAGCATCCTCTCAAAGCACAACTTCAACGCCAACTCAAATCAGTGATGCGTCTAGTTTGCCTTTCGAGAACGATAGCTCGCCCACCATCTTGGAAGCCGTGCCCCCGGAAAACAATGCATTCGACTCTTCAGTAGACACCCCCGTCTCGGCACAGAACATTTCAAACGATACAGTTCTGGTCGTGACTCCAACAGCTACAAAAATGGTGGACAGTGTCGAAGAAACAGAGCAAGTGGTTATTCCACCGCCTCCGCCAGCGACCAACGACACAGCTCAGAATAAGACTGGTGAGGCCATTGCTGAAGTAGATCTGCAGAATGAGAGTTTAGAGACTTCCATAGGGAACGAAGACAAAGACAAGCTCCAGGCTGTGTATTTGAACCATTTAAA AAACTTGAAAAAAGTATTGCACTGTGAGCTGAAGTTAAAGGCTTGTCAGCAACAGATAGAGTTCCAGAAGCGAGGCTATTGCGACCTCGTTTTCAAGCAATGTttgttacaaatacaaaaagaacAAG AGGGAAATGCTCAAAAAAGGTCACTACTTGACCCCATTACCACCAAACAGGAAGCAGCTTTACCTGTTCCCCTGACCAATCTTCTAGAGACGGTTCTAACCTTACTTGGGAATGCAGCAAATCAGGTTGGCAATACCAAGCCGGATCAACTCCTGGTCAGTCCAGAAAAAAAGTGTCCTTTCACGAACGAGCCCTCCTTACCCAGCGAGGCTCCTAACGTTATTCCAGCTGTTACCTGTGATACTCCTTTGGTTGCTGACGAGTGTACAGTATCAGGCCAGGACTCTGTCAGAGAAAATTTTGTGCCTATTATAGAACCGCTAAAAAATGTCCCATCTTCCACTAATTGTGAATGCATGCAATCTTTGTCTGACGGTCTGGTATCGGGTCTGACAAAAGGAATCACAGATGGTTTGGGCAACAGCATTCAGGACATCCTCAAATCCGTAACGGAACAACTAGCTGATGTCTTCTCAAAGAGTCTTGCAGAATCCCTCGCTAAATTACTTTCCTCTTTAAACACTATTATAAACTCTGCCCTGACATCCTTGACTGGGATCACCAACCTCAGAATGGATGAACTTTTAAAGACAAAGCTAGATAAAGTCACTGACCTCCTGAATATTCTTCCACTGAAAGATGTTGGTGTCGAAAACACTCTGGGCGTGCTGGAGAACGTTGTCAAGCCCTTAGATTCACTTCTAGAGAGTGCCACCAACACCGTTGGGAATTTGTTGAACTCAGCTGGCTCCCTTAATGCTGCCGGTACAATAAATAGTGCTGTCAAACCGATAGAGCCCATTGTTAGCGACATCACTAATGCTGCAGGCAATTTAGCGGAGTCTTCGGGCATACTTACTTCAGCTATCAGTGCTACTGAACCAGTTGCAACAATAACAGGTGCTGTGGAGCCTGTTGTGTCACTTCTTAATAATGTTGGCAGCAATGTTGGGAATCTCGTGAATACTGTTGAAACACTCACTTCTGCAGTTAATAAAATAAGTAACGCGATGGGGCCTGTAACTGGTACAGCTTACACTGTTGCTTCACTTGCTGGTGATGTACCTTCACTGACAAATGCAATCAACCCTGTCACCTCACTAACTGGTGCTGTCAGTGCTGTTCCTTCAATAACTAGTGCAACACAACCTGTCTCTACATTAACTGGTGCTGTCAGTGCTGTTCCTTCAATAACTAGTGCAACACAACCTGTCTCTACATTAACTGGTGCTGTCAGTGGAGTTCCTTCACTGCCAAGTGCAACACAACCTGTCTCTACATTAACTGGTGCTGTCAGTGGAGTTCCTTCACTGCCAAGTGCAACACAACCTGTCTCTACATTAACTGGTGCTGTCAGTGGAGTTCCTTCACTGCCAAGTGCAACACAACCTGTCTCTACATTAACTGGTGCTGTCAGTGGAGTTCCTTCACTGCCAAGTGCAACACAACCTGTCTCTACATTAACTGGTGCTGTCAGTGGAGTTCCTTCACTGCCAAGTGCAACACAACCTGTCTCTACATTAACTGGTGCTGTCGGTGGAGTTCCTTCAATGACAAGTGCAACACAACCTGTCTCTACATTAACTGGTGCTGTCGGTGGAGTTCCTTCAATGACTAGTGCAACAGAACCTGTCTCTACATTAACTGGCACTGTCAGTGAAGTTCCATCACTGACAAGTGCAACTAATTCAATTTCTACACAAAGCGGTTTAACTAGTCCGTTAGCTTCCATAACTGGTGCATCCGCCCCAGTTTCTTCACAGACTCTTGCAGTCCAACCGGTTTCAACTCTGAATAGTGCGACCTATTCTGTTGCTGCACCTACGAACACTTTAACAGCCATTAATCCACCAACAGGATTGTTGGGTCTTCTTGGGCGACGTATTGTTAAATAA
- the LOC106079725 gene encoding uncharacterized transmembrane protein DDB_G0289901-like isoform X1: MRMSLLCGLATILMCSTLAAPIELSSVSGDDIVGSLGDSKSFKLAVTRGIEQGIKDALSKGLKDLKHFQNVDFQNASEVEERFKTIPCDSGVCEACFGFPSEWIHLCENHCEINCKAYPKQEESDTPSTRQRRTPMLCLSVLDVKDYGGCAYNLQPGLISGCPNVATPAPVPVTNVQIPTITKKNGTNCTTDAVGGAGNLVNSLLGALSGGSTGNLLNGITGLTGNVLNDLTGGNTNGALNVLGSLLNSNPVGGVLNTATGTTGNLLNTVIGLLGGGATGSSTGNVVNTLTGTAGNLLNTATGLLGGGATGSSTGNVVNTLTGTAGNLLNTATGLLGGGATGSDTGNVVNTVSGALGNLLNGNPVGSVVNTATGTAGDLLNTVTGLLGGGGTGGSTGNVVNTVTGALSGLLGSGATGSLTNSQASGLLGTSLGGQTSTNTGTAATSSGGLLGGLTGGLTGGLTATTNTGTQTAATNNLLGSQGGLLSLLGK; encoded by the exons atGAGGATGAGCTTGCTCTGTGGCCTTGCCACCATCTTGATGTGTTCTACACTGGCCGCCCCCATAGAGCTCAGTTCAGTGTCAGGCGACGACATCGTAGGAAGTCTGGGCGATTCCAAGAGTTTCAAGTTGGCTGTGACCAGAGGAATCGAGCAAGGCATAAAAGACGCGCTTTCCAAAGGGTTAAAGGACTTAAAACATTTCCAGAATGTGGACTTCCAAAACGCCAG TGAAGTGGAAGAGAGATTTAAGACTATACCGTGTGACTCGGGTGTATGTGAAGCTTGCTTTGGATTTCCTTCCGAATGGATACATCTCTGTGAGAACCATTGCGAGATCAACTGTAAGGCTTATCCCAAACAAGAGGAGTCGG ATACCCCGTCCACCAGACAGAGGAGAACACCGATGCTGTGCTTGAGCGTGCTGGACGTGAAAGACTACGGAGGATGTGCATACAACTTACAGCCAGGTTTAATCTCAG GTTGCCCGAATGTTGCAACCCCAGCTCCAGTTCCAGTGACCAATGTTCAGATCCCTACAATCACAAAAAAGAACGGAACTAACTGCACCACTGATGCCGTTGGTGGTGCTGGAAATCTGGTGAACTCCCTGCTGGGGGCGCTAAGCGGAGGCTCCACGGGGAACTTGTTGAATGGTATAACGGGATTAACGGGAAATGTGTTAAATGATCTTACAGGGGGAAACACGAACGGGGCGCTTAATGTTCTGGGGAGCTTGTTGAACAGTAACCCAGTAGGCGGTGTCTTGAACACCGCAACAGGAACAACTGGGAACCTATTGAACACAGTAATAGGACTGTTGGGTGGAGGGGCGACCGGAAGCAGCACCGGGAACGTAGTCAATACATTGACTGGAACAGCTGGGAACCTATTGAACACAGCAACGGGTCTGTTGGGTGGTGGGGCGACTGGAAGCAGCACCGGGAACGTAGTCAATACATTGACTGGAACAGCTGGGAACCTATTGAACACAGCAACAGGCCTGTTGGGTGGTGGGGCGACCGGAAGCGACACCGGGAACGTTGTCAACACAGTGTCTGGAGCGCTTGGAAACCTGTTAAATGGTAAccctgtgggaagcgtggtgaACACCGCGACGGGTACAGCTGGGGACCTATTGAACACAGTGACAGGTCTGTTGGGTGGTGGGGGCACCGGGGGCAGCACGGGAAACGTGGTCAACACGGTAACAGGGGCATTGTCTGGTCTGTTAGGAAGCGGTGCGACTGGCTCTCTCACCAACTCTCAAGCCTCCGGGTTGCTTGGAACATCGCTTGGTGGACAGACTTCAACCAACACCGGCACAGCTGCAACGTCCAGTGGTGGACTCTTGGGCGGACTCACTGGAGGTCTGACCGGCGGCCTCACGGCAACAACCAACACGGGAACTCAAACTGCAGCAACAAATAATCTTCTGGGTTCACAAGGTGGGCTCTTAAGCCTACTTGGAAAGTAA
- the LOC106079725 gene encoding uncharacterized protein LOC106079725 isoform X2, producing MRMSLLCGLATILMCSTLAAPIELSSVSGDDIVGSLGDSKSFKLAVTRGIEQGIKDALSKGLKDLKHFQNVDFQNASEVEERFKTIPCDSGVCEACFGFPSEWIHLCENHCEINCKAYPKQEESGSSRDKRNLMQLCIEIDILGIGKLLTPIISLLGGLLGGGGASASGGGGLVGGLLGGGLLNGILGGSNGGLLGGLLGGGSSYSGGSGGGLLSGLLGGGGGPLSVVTNLAGGLLGGATSLLGGGGSNTGGSGGGGLLSGVTGLLGGGGGSNTGGSGGGGLLSGVTGLLGGGGGSNTGGSGGGGLLSGVTGMLGGGGGTGSSGTGAVGGLLGGGGAGGGVNLLSGLLGKK from the exons atGAGGATGAGCTTGCTCTGTGGCCTTGCCACCATCTTGATGTGTTCTACACTGGCCGCCCCCATAGAGCTCAGTTCAGTGTCAGGCGACGACATCGTAGGAAGTCTGGGCGATTCCAAGAGTTTCAAGTTGGCTGTGACCAGAGGAATCGAGCAAGGCATAAAAGACGCGCTTTCCAAAGGGTTAAAGGACTTAAAACATTTCCAGAATGTGGACTTCCAAAACGCCAG TGAAGTGGAAGAGAGATTTAAGACTATACCGTGTGACTCGGGTGTATGTGAAGCTTGCTTTGGATTTCCTTCCGAATGGATACATCTCTGTGAGAACCATTGCGAGATCAACTGTAAGGCTTATCCCAAACAAGAGGAGTCGG GAAGTTCTCGTGACAAGAGAAATTTGATGCAGCTATGCATAGAAATCGACATACTGGGAATCGGGAAACTACTCACGCCCATAATAAGCCTCCTGGGTGGGCTTCTTGGAGGTGGGGGTGCTTCAGCATCCGGGGGCGGTGGCCTTGTAGGGGGTCTGCTTGGAGGAGGACTGTTAAATGGAATACTTGGCGGGAGTAACGGGGGCCTACTTGGAGGTCTACTTGGAGGAGGGTCGTCATACAGCGGCGGATCTGGCGGAGGTTTGTTGAGTGGACTGTTAGGCGGCGGCGGTGGGCCTTTGAGTGTGGTGACTAATCTCGCTGGAGGCTTGTTAGGTGGAGCGACCAGTCTCCTGGGTGGTGGAGGTTCGAACACAGGTGGATCCGGTGGAGGAGGTTTGTTGAGCGGAGTTACGGGTTTGCTGGGCGGTGGTGGAGGCTCGAACACAGGTGGATCCGGTGGAGGAGGCTTGTTGAGCGGAGTTACGGGTTTGCTGGGCGGTGGTGGAGGTTCCAACACAGGTGGATCCGGTGGAGGAGGCTTGTTGAGCGGAGTGACGGGTATGCTGGGCGGTGGGGGCGGAACAGGCAGTAGCGGTACTGGTGCTGTGGGTGGGTTATTAGGTGGTGGTGGGGCAGGTGGCGGTGTAAACCTTCTATCAGGTCTCCTTGGTAAAAAGTAA